The following coding sequences are from one Macrobrachium rosenbergii isolate ZJJX-2024 chromosome 36, ASM4041242v1, whole genome shotgun sequence window:
- the LOC136856538 gene encoding testis-specific gene A8 protein-like gives MAHRKVRIPLSRDAGRRPSGDVRMAASSPGATYDTASAVPAVPAFSAASAVHAVPAVPASTAAAAAFAAGTAASAASAVPAPTAVPAGTAEEEEEEEEEEEEEEEEEEEEEEEEEAYDIVFSSYLSPIHITALKLAIIVPLAAV, from the exons ATGGCCCACAGGAAGGTCCGAATTCCTCTGAGCCGGGATGCTGGTCGCCGACCTTCTGGAGATGTGCGGATGGCTGCTTCCTCTCCCGGCGCGACGTATGACA CTGCGTCTGCTGTTCCTGCGGTCCCTGCCttttctgctgcttctgctgttcacgctgttcctgctgttcctgctagtactgctgcagctgctgcttttgctgctgGTACTGCTGCgtctgctgcttctgctgttcctGCGCCTACTGCTGTTCCTGCTGGTACTGCTG aagaagaagaagaagaagaagaagaagaagaagaagaagaagaagaagaagaagaagaagaagaagaagaagaagcatatgACATTGTGTTTTCTTCATACTTATCTCCCATTCACATCACTGC gttaaagttggccataatcgtgcccTTGGCAGCTGTGTAG